The Myxococcales bacterium region GAGTGTGTCGGCCCGCTGGACGCGCCTTGGCCGTGAGCTCGAGCAGGTGGCGCAGGGACCCGAGGCGTGCGCCGCCGAGCACATCCCCGTCGCGCGCCGGCGCTTCGAAGCCCTCGTGCTCTCGGGCGCCGTCGCCGGTCTCGCCGCCAGCGCCACGGTGTTCGGCTACAAGGGCGCCTTCGAGCAGGGACTCGGCGCCGGCGCGGGCTTCATCAGCATCGCCGTGGCGCTCCTGGGCCGAGGAAGCTTCGGCGGCCTCCTCGCCGCGGCGCTGCTCCTGGGCACGCTTCAACAAGGCGGTCTCGTCATCAACGCGCGCGTGCCGATGGAAATCATCGACGTTGTGTCGGCGGTGCTCATCGTCGCCGTCGCCATCGCCGACCGAAAGCTGACGCGGCTCTTTGGCGCGCTCGACCATGAGCGGAGGCTCGCCGCGTGATCACGCTGCTCGCGCTGCTGCTCGCGCAGACCGTGCGCACGCTCGTACCGTACGTGTGCGCGGCCGTCGGCGGCGCACTCAGCGAGCGAAGCGGCGTCGTCAACATCGCGCTCGAAGGCATCTTGCTCGCGAGCGGTCTCGGGGCCGTGGTCGTTCACGTCTCGACGGGGAGCGCCGTGGCGGGGCTCGCGGCCGGGGTGATGGTAGGGGCGGCCTTCGGCGCGCTGCACGCGCTCCTCGTGCTGCGCGCCGGTGCCAACGCCATCTTGAGCGGCCTCGCGCTGAACCTGTTCGCCGTCGCGGGGACGCGGTTTCTTCTCCGGGCGCTCTACCGCTCGAGCTCCAACTCACCGCCCATCAGCGCCTTCCGCGTGGCCGAGGGCTCGTCGCTCCTTGTGCGTACGTTCGCCGATCCGATTCTATGGCTCGCCATCGTGTTGGCCGTTGCCACGGCTCACTTCTTGGCCAAGTCTCCCACAGGCCTTCGCATTCGAGCCGCCGGCGAGAGTCCCGAAGCGGTGCTTTCTGCGGGCCTCTCGCTGGGTCGCCTTCGCGCCGGCGCTGTCATCGTCGGCTCGGCCATCTGCGGCCTCGGCGGCGTCGCGCTCGCGTACGACCAGCACCAGTTCCAGTCGGGGATGAGCGGCGGGCGAGGCTTCATCGCGCTCGCAGCCGTTGTCCTTTCGGGGTGGCGGCCCGGTCGTGCTGCGCTCCTCTGCGGCGCCTTCGCAGGCCTCGACGCGGCGCAGATCGTCCTCCAAGATCGGATGCGTTCAGCGCAAGATCTCCTGGCAATGCTCCCCTACGTGGTCACCTTGATTCTCCTTGGCGTAGCGGCGCGCCCTCGCGACAGTCGCGGCGGCATCGCCGCGGCCGGCCGAGACTGGACGCGCGCGCCGGCGGCGCTTGGGAAAGAGTCATGAGCCGAAGCCTCTCGGGCGCTGTCTTGCGCTTGCGCCCCGGCGTCTTTGCGGAGCTTCAGCCCCGCATCGACGCGGCCGTCGCCAGCGGGCGTGATCTGGTGCCGCTGCACATCGGCGACACGTGCGCCGCGGCCCCGCCGCTCGGCGAGGACTGGACGCGAGAAAGTTCGCTTAGCGCCTACGGCGCGACGACCGCGCTCTCTGAGTTGCGGCACGCGGCTGCGGAACGCTTGCGTTCCCTCGGCCATGGCCCAGCCGACGTCGACCCGGAACGGCACGTGCTCGTCGGCGCCGGCGCGACGCACGCCCTCGCGTGTGCGGCGCGAGCCGTGCTCTCGGAGGGCGATGAGGTCCTTCTCCTGGCGCCCTATTGGCCGCTCGCCCACGGCATCATCACGCAAGCCGGCGCCATCCCCGTCGAGGTGCCGTTCACCGACCGTGTGGACGATCCGTCGTTCGACGTCACAGCTCAGTTGAGCGCGGCCTGCACGGACCGAACGCGTGCCCTCTACCTCATCACACCCAACAACCCCGACGGCAAGGTCCTCTCGGCGGCCACCTTGGAAGAACTCGCCGCCTTCGCGATCGAGCGCGACCTCTGGGTCTTCGCCGACGAGGCCTACGCCGACTGGGTTTACGACGGCGCGCATCGCTCGATCGCCTCGCTGCCGGGCATGGCGGCGCGCACCGTGAGCGCCTATTCCGCGTCGAAGAGCCACGCGCTGGCCGGCGCGCGCATCGGTTTTGCGCTCGCCGCGGCAGACGTGATTGCCGCGGCCCGCCGCGTCTCCGTGCACACGGTGTTCAACGTGCCCGTGGCCATGCAGCGCGCCGCGCTTTCGGCGCTGCGTGCGCCGCCGACGTGGCACGACGAGATTCGGGCTCGTTATCGCGAGGCGCGTGACGCGATGACCGGCGCCCTTCGAGCCGCAGGCCTCGCTTCGCGGTTCCCGAAGGCGGAGCTTATGTCTTCGCCGACTTCGCGCCGGTGTTAGGTGGCGCACCGCTCACGCGGCTCCTCGAAGCGGCCGTGGAGGAGGGCGTGCTGCTCACCCCTGGCGAGGCGTTCGGCGACGCGTACCGCACATGGGGCCGCCTTTGCTTCACGAGCGTGCCGTTGGAGCGCACGGCGCTGGGCGTGTCGCGCCTGTGCCGCGCGATCGAGGCCCTCGCCGCCGGATGAAGTCGCCCGTCAAAGACCGCGTGGCAGCGGCGCTCGCCGCCCTCGCGCTCGCGTTGCCGGTCGTGCTCTTCGCGTACCCGCCGATGACCGACTTGCCGCACCACGAGGCCCTCGTGGCGCTCCTCCGTCACCACGGCGACGCGTCGATGTTCCCGGCGATTTACGTCAAGAACCTGGGCCAGCCGAACCAGCTCTTTCACTTCTTGGCGTGGCCGCTCTCGTACGTCGTCGGTGTGACAATGGCCTGCAAGCTTACTGCCGCGCTCGCGGTAGCGGGCGTGCCGCTGGGAGCAGCTCGCTTTGCGCGCGGCGTCTCATCCCCCGGCGTTGCGGCCCTGGCGGTGACGCCTCTCGCGGTTGGTTGGCTCTTCTCGTGGGGTTTCGTCAACAACCTGCTCGGCCTCGGAATCTTGCTCGCTGCCCTCCCCGAGATCGATCGGCTCGCGCAGCGGCCCGCGCTCGGGGCCACCGTCCGCGTGTCGTTCGCTGTGTTGCTCCTCTACTTCGCCCACGAGTTGATGATGTTCGTGGCGGTTGGTGCCGTCGGCCTCTTCGCGCTCTTGACGGCCCGCTCGCTCGGCGGATTCGCCGTCAGGGCTGCGCCGGCGGGCTTCGGGCTCGCGGCGGCGTTATGGCAAATCGGAGCGCAAGAGGGGC contains the following coding sequences:
- a CDS encoding ABC transporter permease is translated as MITLLALLLAQTVRTLVPYVCAAVGGALSERSGVVNIALEGILLASGLGAVVVHVSTGSAVAGLAAGVMVGAAFGALHALLVLRAGANAILSGLALNLFAVAGTRFLLRALYRSSSNSPPISAFRVAEGSSLLVRTFADPILWLAIVLAVATAHFLAKSPTGLRIRAAGESPEAVLSAGLSLGRLRAGAVIVGSAICGLGGVALAYDQHQFQSGMSGGRGFIALAAVVLSGWRPGRAALLCGAFAGLDAAQIVLQDRMRSAQDLLAMLPYVVTLILLGVAARPRDSRGGIAAAGRDWTRAPAALGKES
- a CDS encoding pyridoxal phosphate-dependent aminotransferase translates to MSRSLSGAVLRLRPGVFAELQPRIDAAVASGRDLVPLHIGDTCAAAPPLGEDWTRESSLSAYGATTALSELRHAAAERLRSLGHGPADVDPERHVLVGAGATHALACAARAVLSEGDEVLLLAPYWPLAHGIITQAGAIPVEVPFTDRVDDPSFDVTAQLSAACTDRTRALYLITPNNPDGKVLSAATLEELAAFAIERDLWVFADEAYADWVYDGAHRSIASLPGMAARTVSAYSASKSHALAGARIGFALAAADVIAAARRVSVHTVFNVPVAMQRAALSALRAPPTWHDEIRARYREARDAMTGALRAAGLASRFPKAELMSSPTSRRC